CCTGACCGCCGCGACGGCCACCGGAGCCCCCGGCTACGCCGACCGCGGTGAACGCACCGGCTGGTATTTCTACGAGTGGGCCAACCACGGCTTCTACACCGTCTGCGTGACGGTCTTCCTCGGGCCATACCTGACCGCCGTCACCGAACGAGCCGCCGACGCGCACGGCCTGGTGCATCCGCTCGGCATCCCGGTCGCGGCCGGTTCCTTCTTCTCGTACGTCGTGTCGCTCTCGGTCTTCCTGAGCGTCTTCGCGCTGCCGGTGATCGGCGCGATCGCCGACCGCTCGGCGCGCAAGCTCGAGCTGATGGCGGCGTGCGCGTTCGTCGGCGCGGCTGCGACGATCCTGCTGCTCTTTTGCATCGGTGACCGCTATCTGCTTGGTGGCGTGCTGTTCCTGGTCGCCAACATCGCCTACAGCATGAGCATCGTCGTCTACTACTCGTTCCTCCCCCAGCTCGCACCGCCAGACAAGCGTGACTCGGTGTCGTCGATCGGCTGGTCGTACGGCTATGTCGGCGGCGGCCTGCTGCTGGCGCTCGCGGTCGTCGCGGTGCTGGTCGGTCCGGCTGCTTTCGGCTGGCAGACAGCCGAAATCGCCCGGTGGGCCATCGCCTCGGCCGGTGTCTGGTGGGCCGGCTTCACGATCGTGCCGCTGGTGATGATGCGCAACCGGTCACCGCTGGAAGGTGTCGCGCACGGCAACCCGCTGGTCTTCGGCTTCAAGCAGCTTGGCCGTACCCTCGCCGAGCTGCGCGCCTTTCCGCTGACCATCGCGTTCCTGGTCGGCTTCCTGATCTACAACGACGGCATCCAGACCGTCATCCTGCTGGCCGCGCAGTACGGCACCGCCGAGCTCAAGCTGCCGCAGACCGTACTCGTGCCGACCATCCTGATGGTCCAGTTCGTCGCGTTCTTCGGTGCGCTCGGCCTCGGTGCGGTCGCGAAGCGGATCGGCGCGGTGAAGACGGTGCTTGGCTCGCTGGTGGCCTGGATCCTGCTGATCGTGCTCGCGTTTTTCCTGCCGGCAAGCCAGATCGTGCCGTTCGTGGCGATGGCGGCCGGCATCGGCCTCGTGCTCGGCGGCAGCCAGGCGCTGTCCCGCTCGCTGTTCAGCCAGCTCATCCCGGCCGGCAAGGAGGCCGAGTACTTCGGCATCTACGTGATCAGCGACAAGGGCACCAGCTGGCTCGGACCGCTGCTGTTCGGCCTGGTGTTCCAGCTGGCCGGCAGCTATCGCTTCGCCATCGTGTCGCTGATCGTCTTCTTCGTGGTGGGCGCCGCCGTACTCGCCTTCGTACCGATCCGCCGCGCCATCCTCGCCGCCGGCAACACCCCGCCCGACCTGCTCTGATCTGCGGTAACGGCGACAACCGGCTACCAGGTGACCGGCAGCTTGTGTACGCCGTAGATGGCCATGTCGGAGCGCATCGGCACCTCCTCGGCCGCTACGGCGAGCTGGAGGTCCGGGAAGCGTGTGGTGAGCTTGGCGAACGCCGTACGCATCTCCATCCGCGCCAGCTGCTGGCCGAGGCACTGATGGATGCCATAGCCGAAGGCCACGTGCCGGATCGCGTCGCGCGTCACGTCGAAGTCCGCCGCATCGGCGAAATGATCCGCGTCGCGGTTGGCCGACGCGACCGACAGCACGACGGTCTCGTCCTTCCTGATCAGCTGGCCGCCGACCTCGGTGTCGGCCTTGGCCGTACGCGGCAGGCCGAACTGGATGATCGACAGATAGCGCAGCATCTCCTCGACCGCGCGCTCGATCGTGTCCGGCTGGTCTCGCACGGTCTCCCACTGGTCCCGGTGGGTCAGCAGCGCGAGCGTACCGAGGCCGATCATGTT
The nucleotide sequence above comes from Fodinicola acaciae. Encoded proteins:
- a CDS encoding MFS transporter; this translates as MADLTAATATGAPGYADRGERTGWYFYEWANHGFYTVCVTVFLGPYLTAVTERAADAHGLVHPLGIPVAAGSFFSYVVSLSVFLSVFALPVIGAIADRSARKLELMAACAFVGAAATILLLFCIGDRYLLGGVLFLVANIAYSMSIVVYYSFLPQLAPPDKRDSVSSIGWSYGYVGGGLLLALAVVAVLVGPAAFGWQTAEIARWAIASAGVWWAGFTIVPLVMMRNRSPLEGVAHGNPLVFGFKQLGRTLAELRAFPLTIAFLVGFLIYNDGIQTVILLAAQYGTAELKLPQTVLVPTILMVQFVAFFGALGLGAVAKRIGAVKTVLGSLVAWILLIVLAFFLPASQIVPFVAMAAGIGLVLGGSQALSRSLFSQLIPAGKEAEYFGIYVISDKGTSWLGPLLFGLVFQLAGSYRFAIVSLIVFFVVGAAVLAFVPIRRAILAAGNTPPDLL